From one Dermacentor variabilis isolate Ectoservices chromosome 3, ASM5094787v1, whole genome shotgun sequence genomic stretch:
- the LOC142574672 gene encoding regulator of telomere elongation helicase 1 homolog encodes MDVEAESSAKKEPLYIESHAVYFPHTPYQSQKMVIIKVLQGLRNGRNCLIESPTGSGKTLALLCSCLAWQKKKKEIYQAQVEKMMQEMQDSAN; translated from the exons ATGGACGTGGAAGCGGAGAGCTCTGCCAAAAAGGAGCCCCTCTACATCGAGTCGCACGCTGTATACTTTCCACACACACCGTACCAATCCCAAAAGATGGTCATCATAAAG GTCCTGCAGGGCTTGAGGAATGGAAGGAATTGCCTCATCGAATCGCCCACGGGGAGTGGAAAGACTCTGGCCCTGCTTTGCTCATGCCTGGCttggcagaagaaaaagaagg aaatTTATCAAGCTCAGGTGGAAAAGATGATGCAGGAAATGCAAG ATTCAGCTAATTAA